The genomic DNA TATTTACATTTCAGTTAACTTGCTTTCTCAGTAAACATGATTATGCTAATTATTGTGACCAAAATTCACCAGGACACTCTCCTCAGATTTTACCAGCCACAGGCCGTGGTCAATGGGAAGCTTTCTCGGCGATCGGGAAAGGCAGTGGAGAGAAAGGAAAGGGTGGATGATCATGATTTACGACCTCTCCGGGTCCCTTGTCGCGGCTGCCTCGATCATCACTCCCTTTGTACCGTCCCCGGGCTCTGATCGAGTCTCTAGATCAAACCCCGGagcctggctcatacttcggGCCCATGGGTATGTAAAATAACCCACTAAAAGAGTTGATCCGGTGGAGGAAACCTAGtaccatatatatgtatgttaatttttttatttcggttataagggaggCTCTGGGATCtagtacaaaaaaaatataaatcctaatatctaataaagtggGATATTTCGGATTTAGAACCTCTTGGTTACCAAGCGAAGGTTTAGTAAGTCTTTTGATTATATATACGTTAATTAATTAGGTTTAATTGATTGTTTATGTGATGCTATATATTTAACAGGCACTCCCTTAGTAGTTGGAAGCCATGGGGCCGCCTCGAGGCCTGGCGTGAGAGGGGGCTCGTCGATGGGTTGGGGTACAAGTTTGAGCTCGTGACCGAGAATGGCCCGGCCTGCGGGATCCCCATCTCCGAGGGCACAATGAACATGAAGAAAGGCGGCAATTTCTGCATCGACAGCAGCCACCGGGCCATGATGAGAGACAACCCTGGGATCTGTCCATGGCCTCCCATAAGGGGCTTCGTGATGAGCTCGAGTGTGGAAGGTGGAGGCAAAGCGAGCAAGCCTGTGGTCCAGGTAGGAGCCCAGCACGTGAAGTGTATGTCTGATGTAGCCCTGTTCATCGCGCTCTCAGCCGCGATCGACCTCAGCATGGATGCTTGCCAGCTCTTCTCACGGAAATTAAGGAAGGAGCTGTGCCATGAGGAGCAAGGTTCGACCTCCTAGAAAATTAGAACGAACCTATCCTGTTGCAATGAGAGCCAAAATTGATTTCGAGACGCAGAAAACTGCTGGCTCGAGCACAGAAGAAACGGAAAATATGTTTTCTTGATTCTTTTTCCCGCCAAGTAACCAGTTTTCTTAAATCAGTTTTGATCTCCTAGAAACAGTTATCTTTTCCCTCCTTTTTCCTCTAGTCGATGTTgaatttgcattttctttttctcggtTCGGGAAGGATTTTGGTTTAGGATTTATACCTTTtgctgtgggagatctaatcGAATCGGAGATCATACTCTATACTTATGTGTGCAATCAGTTTAGGTTGTACAGGAAGAGGGAGGATATGCCCTCAAGATTTCTTTACGTTATAATGATCTGATtagttcttttttattcttcatCGGCACTAATTGCTCAATCTGTTTCTGCAGCCGATCACATATGGTGAGAAGTGAAAAGCCTTTCAAAGCAACTCTCTGCCCCCCTTTGCCTCCCCTGATCCATCCTTGTACCTATCTGAATGCCAACGTTTCTGGTTTTCAATATTCTGAAGTCAATTGATCCTTCTTTTTCAATCTTATCGGTCCGGTGACACTAAACTACTGAATGTCGTCGTTTCTGGTCCTCGATACTTTATGTTTCTGCTTTCGCTCGTATAAATCTGAATCTGATGGGTGTGACAAATTCACATCAGCCCCAAAATGATGTCAAAGAAGGTTGTCACTATTGCTTACCATTGTCAACTTGTCATCACCAACCACTATTAGTATTTACATGAAAGAAATGGAATATAATTAAGTTCCCATTGAGATAGAACATACCGTAAAATCGCAACTTTTGCTGgtgatatctatatatataaaaggttGTATTCCACCATATTAAATAAGAGTATAATAGTAAATGCCTCTATTAAATAGGGATAAAAtagtattttaataaattagtatATTGTATAGAATATtacttattattgtaattaaagaaaatatatccaaAATAAACATTAGAGATAAATTTCTAATCACTTATTGTTATCATAAGCAAttgctattttattattaaataatatacataatctatatatatatataaagttctATTACACCCTATTAAATAAGGGGCATAATAGTAAATGACTATATTAAATGAGGTAGAATAATACATgttttaataaattagtatGTGACGCAGTGAAACTAAAGAACAATTATAATATGTTGATTCGCACACGAATGCTAGAAAATAATCTTCTataacctgttgattctacgaataccagggaTTAGATATCAAATTCGTTGACTCAATCAATACCGAATTTAGGATAATAGAGAAAATACTCTCTTGAAAATTTATTCATCAAAACTAAATTATCTTTAGCCCTAGGTCTTACATTGCTTAAAtatgaagaaattaaattgcaacaaaggaaataaaatattttaggacaaatgaaataaactattttaggGAATTGTaacgaaagaaataaaattttcctaaaatatgcaaaaccgcccaaataatataaaattgtcTATTTGAGGCCATAAAATTTCCCATTTGGCTCCAGAAGCCGTTTCCCTCGAGACAGAGTTGTTAGAACTTATTTTTCTCGAAATACcgatttgccacgtcttctgccgcatcattctcccctgggtggagagaattcgccctAGGAGTgcatagataaaattgcctCTAAGAGATAAAATTGCGTTTAAGAGATAAAATTGCTTTTAGTTGCCCATTGAGGTACCCGTCATAGACATAACCTCCGAAAGCCCCAATCCGTTTCCGTTCTTTGACGCATATAGGCTTGTGGTCCATTGACATCTCAATTGCTTTCCCTCGGCGACATAGGACTGCTCTACAATCTCCAGCATTAGCTACCACTAGTAATCTCCTCATGACTGTTACTGCCAATGCTATGGTTCCAGAAGCGAGGGCTGCATCTAATGAGCATGCTTCGGCAAAGGCGACATCAGTCTGTAAGAAGGCAGAAGTAATGACCTTCTTGATCTCGTGACGAAAGTCTTCGTCTTCAAGAATGATCATCAACAAGTGACAACAGGCAAAATCAATAGCATGCTTTCCCCCATGCCCATCGAAAAGCCCATAGAAGGCATTAGGCCCACTACTTAGATTCTCGAATCCATAATCATGGGCAAAATTATCCACACAAATATATACATCTTCCATACTTGACCGGAAACCGATGACAGCCCATGCTCCAGAACGGATGATTGGAAAAATCCCGACTCAAAATACTATGCCGCATTGATTGGTTCGATAGAGATATCTAACATCCTCGTCCTCGTCTGTTGATTTGAGGCACGGTACTTCTCAATTTCCTGCTTCAGCCTCGCCTCCCTCCTATCCTTTCTTCACTAGTCCATCCTCTTGTCGATGGCCTTCCAGACCACATCAGTCTCCTTGTTGTCATCATCATACTTAGTAGAAGCAAAGAGACTCACATCATTCCCCtcaaattcatcgaatttccgGTTCCCATCATAACCCTTGTCATCTCCCTCATTATCATCCTCTTCCTCATTGAACTCGGGCTCTCCATCGCCTCCCTCTACAAAAAATGCGTCATCAGACGAATCATCTTCGGAAAACAAAGTTGCGTCTCCTTCAGAATATGAATCATACTCGACATCCTCCAAGTCTGCAGTCGGATTAGGGACTCGGCTGCGCCTCGGGTCAACCTCCTGTCAGGCCTCTATCAGCGCCCCCATCCTTTCGGTTAGGCGATCCAGAACCACGTCCAACCTACGCACCAGCCGAGAATCAATAATCTGCTCGATCCTCTGATACAGTTCGTCCTCTTCCGCAACACGATGTTGATTAGTCGTTTTTCGGGGCGGCATCGCTGATCCAAGAGCGAACctagctctgataccaactgacgcaacgaaattaaaaaacaattgTAATCTGTTGATTCGTGCATGAATGCCAGAAAATAATCTTCTATAatctgttgattctacgaatactagGGAATATGTATCAAATTCGTTGATTCAATCAATGCCAAATTTGGGATAATAGAGAAAATACTCtcttgaaattttattcatcaaaaCTAAACTGTCTTTAGCCCTAAGGCTTACATCGCTTAAATAAGAAGAAACTAAATTGCAACAaaggaaataaactattttaggACAAAcgaaataaactattttaggGAATTGTAacgaaagaaataaacttttcttaaaatatgcaaaaacgcccaaataacataaaattgtctATTTGAGGCCCTAAAAATTCTCGTTTGGCTCTGGAGGCCGTTTCCCTCGAGACGAGATCGTCAAAACCTATTTTCGATATACCGATTTGCCATGTCTTCTACCGTATCAGTATATTATATAGAAGTTGGATAATATTACTCATTATTGTAATTAGAGAAAATATATCTAAAAGAAACATTAAAGAAGAATTTCTAATCACTTACTGTTATTCTATAAGAAATCGATATTTTAttactaaataaatatacataattttaaagaaattaaaattattaaactttgatttttttgggcaaattacaaaaaagaacttaagttttgtaaaaattgtcaattttgtcctaaattttattttgtaatagaaaaaatcataagtttttaaaattgtctaaaaaatgacatcTGTTAaaaattccgtcaattttgtaTACTGGACTGTTAACGTcaaaaaagtctcaatttcaCCATAAATTTGatatgtaatgaaaaaaaccATATGGTTTataaattgtcttagaaataACCTTTCTCCTCATTTGGGTCTCCTTACAGTGCTCCTAAAGTTTGCCCCGGCTAGCATTTCCTCTCATGGACCATTtctgagaaatttttaaaatatgtatttttttaaaattacaaatcaaaatttggaaCTAAATTGATACTTTTATGAAAACTTAGttcatttttgtaaataaaagaGAAGATGATCAAATGATGTGTAAACTTTGTGGATCCCGTAAATTCCACGTAGgcaaatagatgaaaaatgGAATAGAATGGTAACGGGATGTCAAATTTGAGACGATTCATAAAACATGTggatttttttgtttcaaaacaaaatttatgacaaagttgaaatgttttacaaaatttagattttttttttgtaatttgccttttttttaataatcatttttAGCCTTATAAACGTTAAACTAAATTATCTCTCATCGATGTGATTAgttattttatctaaaattattcaaatttataaaacttaatatatgagaTATGAGTGAGGAACGAAAATAGCCAATACTTAATGTTGAAATTTTACATCCCGTATGATTATaatatttctttcattaaCTAAACTCAAGAATTTcgtattttttgaattttataattattttcttataaattgaattgataattAAGATCATGGCTATGAaagattttacatgaattatttgCTTTTGAGctcttaaattaatattatcttGCGTTGGTATgaaatttattgtattaaagtttatatagtataaaaatatataaataaatattaataattgtcttaatatatacattttgtaataaatttttataataagttttctttacaaaatccGTATAGCACACGGGTTCAATAAGCTAGTTAGAAAATGTAGAAGAGAtaacctctttttttttttgttgaatataGATAACCTCCTCATATTTCTATGCAAGAGAGCTAAAATTGATAACCTTGCTAGTGATAAAATAGGAATATTCacttataaaacaaaataacgtCTAGATTTCTTAAAGCTGAATCAAATGGATAAAATTTAGAAGATGGTTTAATTGTCGtggaattaaaattaaaatttcgcACCAACCATTTAACAGTTTGAATTCTTGAATTGCATACGGAACCAAAATCGaactattaaaaattttcaatgtaTACCATGATATTCAGAAGTCGAACGGGCCTTCACTGATCTAACCGaactttaaatatttaagACTAACTAATACGGAGCTGCCAATTGTGATAGTTATATTTGGTaaaatttttgctttttttaaaatttttttatttttggtaatggtgaattttttgctttaattgcaatttggAAATAAACCCAACCGTACCATTTATAAGTCCAAAATAAAGATGGAAAACCACGGTGTCACGGCGtataaatttagattttcCGCAAAAACGACATCGTGCTTGAGTTCCGTGAGATAACCATACTCTTCACCTCACCCAatccctctctcttctctctgaCGACGAAGAGAATCCAATCCAATCAGACCTCTCTCTTCGCAACCAATGGAGTCTCATCGATTCCTCTTCTCCATATTCCTCCTCGTCAGTTTCATTTGCGCATCCTCCTCCCGTCCCGTCATCCGGCTCTACGGTGACCGGACCCGAAAGTTCCTCCGGGACGACGACGGCCTCTACTGCGAGAGCTGGCGGTTCACCGTCGAGACCAACGACGCCGGGGATTGGAAGTCCATCCCCTCGAGGTGCCGCCAGTTCGTGGAGGACTACATGACCGGGGACAGCTACCGTTCTGACTCGACCTTCGTCGCCGACGACTCCCTGGAGTTCGCGAGGGACGTCGAGGTCGCCGCCGACGGCCATGACGCCTGGGTTTTCGACATCGACGAGACGCTCCTCTCCAACGTCCCGTACTACCAGGCTCACGG from Punica granatum isolate Tunisia-2019 chromosome 2, ASM765513v2, whole genome shotgun sequence includes the following:
- the LOC116193492 gene encoding uncharacterized protein LOC116193492; its protein translation is MDPCPFVRLIVESLSLKLPPAAKPVATAGIHPATTPCFCKITLNHFPSQTALLPLADTAPAPSSASTPAAVFHLDPAALRRLSGRPATLRVSIYAGRSGHTCGVRSGKLLGRVKLGISLKGAGSARPGVLHCGWTKLGKHREADDAAACAKLHLVVRSEPEPRFVFQFGGEPECSPVVFQIQGNIRQPVFSCKFNADRNSRSRTLSSDFTSHRPWSMGSFLGDRERQWRERKGWMIMIYDLSGSLVAAASIITPFVPSPGSDRVSRSNPGAWLILRAHGHSLSSWKPWGRLEAWRERGLVDGLGYKFELVTENGPACGIPISEGTMNMKKGGNFCIDSSHRAMMRDNPGICPWPPIRGFVMSSSVEGGGKASKPVVQVGAQHVKCMSDVALFIALSAAIDLSMDACQLFSRKLRKELCHEEQADHIW
- the LOC116193659 gene encoding probable protein phosphatase 2C 57, encoding MEDVYICVDNFAHDYGFENLSSGPNAFYGLFDGHGGKHAIDFACCHLLMIILEDEDFRHEIKKVITSAFLQTDVAFAEACSLDAALASGTIALAVTVMRRLLVVANAGDCRAVLCRRGKAIEMSMDHKPICVKERKRIGAFGGYVYDGYLNGQLKAILSLKRNFIS